Proteins co-encoded in one Bradyrhizobium sp. 170 genomic window:
- a CDS encoding saccharopine dehydrogenase NADP-binding domain-containing protein translates to MKRDFDLIVYGATGYTGRLIAEYLATSYRGDDAPSWAIAGRSTDKLKKVRADIGAPDDLPLVKADAAEPASLRSMCERAAVIITAVGPYQLRGPELVAACAATGTAYVDLCGEPAWMRRMIDAHHEEAKRTGARIVFSCGFDSIPFDLGVLTLQEKAREKFERPARRVKARLRKVKGGMSGGTAASAGATFAAAVRDPALMRLLTDPFALTPGFTGPSQPSGLVPEYDPSLNAWLVPFPMAPINTKNVHRTNFLLGHPYGTDFVYDEMMVAPGFGEIAGVATQTFATMVSLVATGALKPGAGPTREEREKGFYDILFMGELPDGGRVEAVVTGDRDPGYGSTSKMIAESALCLVRDVQGEGGTWTPGALMGPALRKRLKERAGLTFSAR, encoded by the coding sequence GTGAAGCGGGACTTCGACCTCATCGTCTATGGCGCAACGGGTTACACCGGCCGTCTCATCGCCGAATATCTGGCGACGTCCTATCGCGGCGACGATGCTCCATCCTGGGCGATCGCGGGACGCTCGACCGACAAGCTCAAGAAGGTGCGTGCCGACATCGGCGCACCCGACGATTTGCCTTTGGTCAAGGCGGATGCCGCCGAGCCGGCCAGCCTGCGTTCGATGTGCGAGCGTGCGGCCGTGATCATCACGGCGGTCGGGCCTTATCAGCTCCGCGGTCCCGAGCTTGTGGCGGCCTGCGCGGCCACGGGCACGGCCTATGTTGATCTGTGCGGCGAACCGGCCTGGATGCGGCGCATGATCGACGCCCATCACGAAGAGGCGAAACGGACCGGCGCGCGCATCGTCTTCTCGTGCGGCTTCGATTCCATCCCGTTCGATCTCGGCGTGCTCACGTTGCAGGAGAAGGCGCGCGAGAAATTCGAACGCCCGGCGCGGCGGGTCAAGGCTCGCCTGCGCAAGGTGAAAGGCGGCATGTCTGGCGGCACCGCGGCGAGCGCCGGGGCGACATTCGCCGCCGCCGTGCGCGACCCGGCCCTGATGCGGCTGCTGACCGATCCCTTCGCGTTGACGCCGGGGTTCACCGGGCCGTCTCAGCCGTCGGGCCTTGTTCCTGAATACGACCCGAGCCTGAACGCGTGGCTCGTCCCGTTCCCAATGGCGCCGATCAACACCAAGAACGTGCACCGCACGAATTTCCTGTTGGGTCATCCCTACGGCACGGACTTCGTTTACGACGAGATGATGGTCGCGCCGGGATTTGGGGAAATCGCTGGTGTGGCGACGCAGACGTTCGCCACGATGGTTTCCCTGGTCGCGACCGGCGCTCTCAAACCCGGCGCAGGCCCGACTAGGGAAGAGCGCGAGAAGGGCTTCTACGACATCCTCTTCATGGGCGAGTTGCCGGATGGCGGACGGGTCGAGGCGGTAGTCACGGGCGACCGCGATCCTGGCTACGGCTCGACCAGCAAGATGATCGCCGAGAGCGCTCTCTGCCTTGTGCGCGACGTGCAGGGAGAAGGCGGCACCTGGACGCCGGGCGCGCTGATGGGTCCGGCACTGCGCAAGCGTCTGAAGGAGCGCGCCGGCCTCACCTTCAGCGCGCGTTGA
- a CDS encoding ComEC/Rec2 family competence protein, which produces MAEQGDISGRKRGYAGTWPPRAVAPIGGFAPSRPAFWPPLIETLRAWARAEAGAGRLLPWVPVAFGTGIAFYFAADHEPVLSVAAVVGIALCAVAVLLRRQKFFPVAVMIAAVAAGFAIATWKTARVAHGVLARPMFSVSLTGFVETRDIRERTDRFVLRVVTMESARGTTRLERVRLSVKKGTAPAVGSFVELKARLLPPLTPVRPGSYDFSRDMFFAGIGASGFVMGAIKTAEPPATGGGLRLRYSAFMQGLRDTIDARIRTTLEGDKRAIATALLTGRRDAISPPVNDAMFISGLGHVLSISGYHMAVVAGVVFFAVRALLALFPVLTVGYAIKKWAAAAALVAAAFYLLLSGAEVATQRSFFMTAVVLIAVMVDRRAITFRTLAVAALIVLTVAPEALVHPSFQMSFAATLGLVALVQIGMPRLFATPDHTATARVALWGGREITMLLLASLVAGLATMPYAAFHFHRVTPYGVLANLAAMPVVSALVMPAGLLGLVAMPFGFDRLFWAIMGVGIDWMIAVTQWVAALPGAVGRVPAFGIGPLIAASLGIILLGLLRTPLRWSGAVLVVVAALWAARVPQPDILISADGRNVGVRGQDGRLHLMHAAKGSRDSFLLKEWLAADADARTAADASLTSGVSCDDFGCVMQSAGGTLIAQALRPEALSDDCERAALIVTLRQAPASCAASVIDADRLRRQGAMALRRGRDGFVVEAAKPRGIDRPWSPAIADESEADAAVLAPRVVPPRAVDATPAEADLQAEE; this is translated from the coding sequence GTGGCGGAGCAGGGCGACATTTCGGGCCGGAAGCGGGGCTATGCCGGGACCTGGCCGCCACGCGCTGTGGCGCCTATTGGCGGCTTTGCGCCGTCGCGTCCCGCTTTCTGGCCGCCGCTGATCGAAACCCTGCGCGCTTGGGCGCGTGCCGAAGCCGGCGCCGGGCGGTTGCTGCCCTGGGTGCCCGTGGCATTCGGCACCGGCATCGCCTTTTATTTCGCCGCCGATCACGAGCCGGTGCTGTCGGTGGCCGCCGTCGTGGGCATCGCGCTATGCGCGGTCGCGGTCCTGTTGCGGCGGCAAAAATTCTTTCCTGTCGCCGTCATGATCGCCGCCGTCGCCGCGGGCTTTGCGATCGCGACCTGGAAGACGGCGCGGGTCGCGCATGGCGTGCTGGCGCGGCCGATGTTTTCGGTATCGTTGACGGGCTTTGTCGAAACGCGTGACATCCGCGAGCGCACCGACCGCTTTGTCCTGCGCGTCGTCACCATGGAAAGCGCGCGCGGAACGACCAGGCTCGAGCGCGTGCGGCTATCGGTGAAGAAGGGCACGGCGCCCGCGGTCGGCAGCTTCGTCGAGCTCAAGGCGCGGCTGTTGCCGCCGCTCACGCCGGTGCGGCCGGGCAGCTACGATTTCAGCCGCGACATGTTCTTTGCCGGCATCGGCGCCTCCGGCTTCGTGATGGGCGCGATCAAGACCGCGGAGCCGCCCGCTACCGGCGGCGGGCTGCGCCTGCGCTATTCGGCGTTCATGCAGGGCCTGCGCGATACGATCGACGCGCGGATCAGGACCACGCTGGAGGGTGACAAGCGCGCGATTGCAACCGCGCTGTTGACCGGGCGGCGCGACGCGATCTCGCCGCCGGTGAACGACGCGATGTTCATCTCCGGTCTCGGCCATGTCCTTTCAATCTCGGGCTATCACATGGCCGTCGTCGCGGGCGTCGTGTTCTTTGCGGTGCGGGCGCTGCTGGCGCTGTTTCCGGTTCTCACGGTTGGCTACGCCATCAAGAAATGGGCGGCTGCGGCAGCCCTGGTCGCCGCCGCGTTCTATCTGTTGCTGTCGGGCGCCGAGGTCGCGACGCAGCGCTCGTTCTTCATGACGGCCGTGGTGCTGATCGCGGTCATGGTCGATCGCCGGGCGATTACGTTTCGCACGCTCGCGGTCGCGGCCCTGATCGTGCTGACAGTCGCGCCGGAGGCGCTGGTGCATCCGAGTTTTCAGATGTCGTTTGCGGCGACGCTTGGCCTCGTTGCCCTGGTGCAGATCGGCATGCCGCGTTTGTTCGCGACGCCGGACCATACCGCGACCGCCCGCGTGGCGCTGTGGGGTGGCCGCGAGATCACGATGCTGTTGCTGGCCTCATTGGTGGCGGGGCTCGCGACCATGCCGTACGCGGCCTTTCACTTCCACCGGGTGACGCCTTACGGCGTGCTCGCCAATCTCGCGGCGATGCCGGTGGTGTCAGCGCTGGTGATGCCGGCGGGCCTGCTCGGACTCGTCGCGATGCCGTTCGGGTTCGATCGCCTGTTCTGGGCGATCATGGGTGTCGGCATCGACTGGATGATCGCGGTGACGCAATGGGTCGCGGCTTTGCCCGGCGCGGTCGGCCGCGTGCCGGCGTTCGGCATCGGCCCGCTGATTGCGGCCAGCCTCGGCATCATCCTGCTCGGCCTGTTGCGCACGCCGCTGCGCTGGTCGGGCGCCGTACTGGTCGTGGTTGCGGCGCTCTGGGCGGCGAGGGTGCCGCAGCCAGATATCCTGATTTCCGCCGATGGCCGCAATGTCGGCGTCCGTGGGCAGGACGGCCGGCTGCATCTGATGCATGCGGCAAAGGGCTCCCGGGATTCTTTCCTGCTGAAGGAGTGGCTGGCGGCGGATGCGGACGCCCGAACGGCGGCTGACGCGTCGCTCACATCAGGCGTCTCATGCGACGATTTTGGCTGCGTGATGCAATCCGCCGGCGGCACCCTGATCGCGCAGGCGCTCAGGCCCGAGGCACTCTCGGACGATTGCGAGCGCGCCGCGCTGATTGTGACGCTGCGGCAGGCGCCCGCTTCCTGCGCGGCTTCCGTCATCGATGCCGACCGGCTGCGGCGGCAGGGCGCGATGGCGCTGCGGCGAGGCCGTGACGGATTTGTCGTCGAGGCGGCCAAACCCAGAGGGATCGACCGCCCGTGGTCGCCGGCCATCGCGGACGAGAGCGAAGCAGACGCAGCCGTTCTGGCGCCGCGCGTCGTGCCGCCGCGCGCGGTCGACGCCACGCCGGCCGAGGCCGATCTTCAGGCGGAGGAATAG
- a CDS encoding glutamine--tRNA ligase/YqeY domain fusion protein, translated as MTTEPVTAEAGRDFIRDIVQADLSSKKHSRIVTRFPPEPNGYLHIGHAKSIALNFGIAQEFAGKCHLRFDDTNPTKEEQEYIDSIQADVHWLGYDWGTDLYFASDYFERLYDWAEGLIKAGQAYVDDQSQEEIRVNRGTLTEPGKNSPFRDRTVEENLDLFRRMKAGEFPNGTRVLRAKIDMAAGNINLRDPVLYRILHAEHPRTGTKWSIYPSYDYAHGQSDAIEGITHSICTLEFEDHRPLYEWLLDKLPVPSKPRQYEFARLNLTYTLLSKRVLTQLVRDGHVSGWDDPRMPTIAGLKRRGVPPAAVREFVKRIGVAKANSVVDVGMLEFCIREHLNKSAQRRMAVLRPLKVVIENYPEGQVEELEAINHPDAPEAGTRKISFGRELFIERDDFMENPPKKFFRLSPGNEVRLRYAYFVKCTGVIKNDAGEVVELRCTYDPATKGGNAPDGRKVKATMHWLSAAQSVPAEIRVYNQLFANPSPNAANFATDLNPESLEVLPDARIEPSVAADNSGEVMQFERQGYFVRDKDSMPGKPVFNRTIGLRDTFAKEVGGKG; from the coding sequence ATGACCACAGAACCGGTAACGGCAGAAGCAGGGCGCGATTTCATCCGCGACATCGTCCAGGCCGATCTCTCCTCCAAAAAGCACAGCCGGATCGTGACCCGATTCCCGCCGGAGCCGAACGGCTACCTGCACATCGGCCACGCCAAGTCGATTGCCCTTAATTTCGGCATCGCGCAGGAATTTGCCGGAAAGTGCCATCTGCGCTTCGACGACACCAACCCGACCAAGGAAGAGCAGGAATATATCGATTCCATCCAGGCTGACGTGCACTGGCTCGGCTATGACTGGGGAACCGATCTCTATTTCGCCTCCGACTATTTCGAGCGCCTGTATGACTGGGCGGAAGGCCTGATCAAGGCCGGCCAGGCCTATGTCGACGACCAGTCGCAGGAGGAAATCCGCGTCAACCGCGGCACGCTGACGGAACCCGGCAAGAACTCGCCGTTCCGCGACCGCACGGTCGAGGAAAACCTCGACCTCTTCCGGCGCATGAAAGCGGGTGAATTCCCGAACGGCACGCGCGTGCTGCGAGCGAAGATCGACATGGCCGCCGGCAACATCAACCTGCGCGACCCCGTGCTCTATCGCATCCTGCATGCCGAGCACCCGCGCACCGGCACCAAATGGTCGATCTATCCGAGCTACGACTACGCTCATGGCCAGTCGGACGCCATCGAAGGCATCACGCATTCGATCTGCACGCTGGAATTCGAGGACCACCGGCCGCTCTATGAATGGCTGCTCGACAAGCTGCCGGTGCCCTCAAAACCACGCCAGTACGAATTCGCCCGGCTGAACCTGACCTACACGCTGCTGTCGAAGCGCGTGCTGACGCAGCTCGTCCGCGACGGCCACGTCTCGGGCTGGGATGACCCGCGCATGCCGACCATTGCCGGCTTGAAGCGGCGCGGCGTGCCGCCGGCAGCGGTGCGCGAATTCGTCAAGCGCATCGGGGTCGCGAAAGCCAACAGCGTCGTTGATGTCGGCATGCTTGAGTTTTGCATTCGCGAGCACCTCAACAAATCAGCGCAGCGGCGCATGGCGGTGTTGCGGCCGCTGAAGGTCGTGATCGAGAATTATCCGGAAGGCCAGGTCGAGGAGCTCGAGGCCATCAATCATCCGGACGCTCCGGAGGCGGGCACGCGAAAAATTTCGTTCGGCCGGGAGCTCTTTATCGAGCGCGACGATTTCATGGAGAACCCGCCGAAGAAATTCTTCCGCCTGTCGCCGGGCAACGAGGTGCGGCTGCGCTACGCCTATTTCGTCAAATGCACGGGCGTGATCAAGAACGACGCGGGCGAAGTCGTCGAACTCCGCTGCACCTACGACCCCGCGACCAAGGGCGGCAACGCGCCCGACGGCCGCAAGGTCAAGGCCACCATGCATTGGCTGTCGGCCGCGCAGTCGGTGCCGGCGGAAATCCGCGTCTACAATCAGCTCTTCGCGAACCCCAGCCCGAACGCTGCGAATTTCGCTACCGACCTCAATCCGGAGTCGCTGGAAGTGTTGCCTGACGCGCGCATCGAACCTTCGGTGGCCGCGGACAATTCGGGCGAGGTGATGCAGTTCGAACGGCAGGGCTATTTCGTGCGCGACAAGGATTCGATGCCTGGCAAGCCGGTGTTCAACCGCACCATCGGCCTGCGCGACACCTTTGCAAAGGAAGTCGGCGGGAAAGGTTGA
- a CDS encoding nuclear transport factor 2 family protein, with protein sequence MGKGAFAPCPPFRAVLVMAGTLPPSLFELRRTSRFAHPISPQGVDREAVSMGSSERSAIDDIVSGIMGRWATAFSKLDASALASLYSRNAFFFGSNPTFYRGNDGVQAYFEALPRWSSPSVQFTDVRTAHAAPDVINVAGTATFVVDANAEPLQVKITWVIIREGGEWKIVSHHVSSKTPLIEP encoded by the coding sequence GTGGGCAAAGGCGCGTTTGCGCCGTGCCCACCATTCCGCGCCGTGCTCGTGATGGCAGGCACGCTTCCGCCTTCGCTCTTCGAGCTACGGCGGACAAGTCGCTTTGCCCACCCGATTTCTCCACAAGGCGTCGACCGAGAGGCCGTATCGATGGGATCATCTGAGCGCAGCGCGATCGACGACATCGTCTCCGGCATCATGGGCAGATGGGCGACGGCGTTCAGCAAACTGGATGCCAGCGCACTCGCATCACTTTACTCGCGGAACGCGTTCTTTTTCGGTTCGAACCCGACCTTCTACCGTGGCAATGATGGTGTGCAGGCTTATTTCGAGGCGCTGCCGCGCTGGTCTTCACCATCCGTTCAATTCACCGATGTCAGGACTGCGCATGCCGCGCCCGACGTGATCAACGTCGCCGGCACCGCGACCTTTGTCGTCGATGCGAATGCCGAGCCGTTGCAAGTCAAAATCACCTGGGTGATCATTCGCGAAGGCGGCGAATGGAAGATCGTCAGCCATCACGTCTCGTCCAAGACCCCGTTGATTGAGCCGTAG
- the gltX gene encoding glutamate--tRNA ligase: protein MTDPVVTRFAPSPTGFLHIGGARTALFNWLYARKTGGKMLLRIEDTDRERSTEPAIAAILDGLKWLGLDWDGDVIYQFSRAVRHREVAEQLLASGKAYRCYATAEELTAMREKARAEGRTRLYDGLWRDRDPAQAPEGMKPTIRLKAPQTGETVIEDQVQGRVVWQNENLDDLVLLRGDGNPTYMLAVVVDDHDMGVTHVIRGDDHLINAARQKQIYDALGWDIPNMSHIPLIHGPDGSKLSKRHGALGVDAYRAMGYLPAALRNYLVRLGWSHGDQEIFSTQEMIDAFDLPAIGRSAARFDFAKLENLNGHYIRQADDRELVSQFESVLDYVPEGAELKAKLNDATRAQLLRAMPSLKERAKTLIELISGAYFIFADRPLAIEPKAAALLTPETRILIGKLLIALETVTDWRAETTEAAMRNFAEQNNLKLGAVAQPLRVALTGRTTSPGIFDVLAVLGREECLARLGDQAAS, encoded by the coding sequence ATGACTGATCCCGTCGTCACACGCTTCGCCCCCTCGCCCACCGGCTTCCTCCACATCGGGGGCGCCCGCACCGCGCTGTTCAACTGGCTCTACGCCAGGAAAACCGGCGGCAAGATGCTGCTGCGGATCGAGGATACCGACCGCGAGCGCTCGACCGAGCCGGCCATTGCGGCCATCCTCGACGGGCTGAAATGGCTCGGGCTCGATTGGGACGGCGATGTCATCTACCAGTTCAGCCGCGCCGTCCGCCATCGCGAAGTGGCCGAGCAATTGCTCGCCAGCGGCAAGGCTTACCGCTGCTACGCCACCGCGGAGGAGCTGACCGCGATGCGCGAGAAAGCGCGCGCCGAGGGCCGCACCCGTCTCTATGACGGGCTGTGGCGGGACCGCGATCCGGCCCAGGCGCCTGAAGGCATGAAGCCGACCATCCGCCTGAAAGCGCCCCAGACCGGCGAGACCGTGATCGAGGACCAGGTTCAGGGCCGCGTGGTCTGGCAGAACGAGAACCTCGACGACCTCGTGCTGCTGCGTGGCGACGGCAACCCGACCTACATGCTGGCGGTGGTGGTCGACGACCACGACATGGGCGTCACCCACGTCATCCGCGGCGACGACCATCTGATCAACGCCGCGCGCCAGAAGCAGATCTACGACGCGCTCGGCTGGGACATCCCCAACATGTCCCACATCCCGCTGATCCACGGGCCCGACGGCTCGAAGCTTTCAAAACGCCACGGCGCGCTCGGCGTCGATGCCTACCGCGCGATGGGATACCTGCCGGCGGCGCTGCGCAATTACCTGGTCCGGCTCGGCTGGAGCCATGGCGACCAGGAAATCTTCTCGACGCAGGAAATGATCGACGCCTTCGATCTGCCCGCGATCGGGCGCTCCGCGGCGCGGTTCGATTTCGCGAAGCTGGAGAACCTCAACGGGCACTACATTCGCCAGGCTGATGACCGCGAGTTGGTGTCCCAGTTCGAGAGCGTGCTGGATTACGTCCCCGAAGGCGCCGAGCTGAAGGCAAAACTCAACGACGCCACCCGCGCGCAATTGCTGCGGGCGATGCCGAGCCTGAAGGAGCGCGCCAAGACCCTGATCGAGCTGATATCGGGCGCCTACTTCATCTTCGCCGACCGCCCGCTGGCGATCGAGCCAAAGGCAGCCGCGCTGCTGACGCCGGAGACCCGCATCCTGATCGGAAAACTCCTGATAGCGCTCGAGACCGTCACCGACTGGCGCGCCGAGACCACGGAAGCCGCCATGCGGAATTTCGCAGAGCAGAACAACCTCAAGCTCGGCGCCGTCGCCCAGCCACTCCGGGTGGCGCTGACCGGACGCACGACTTCGCCGGGTATTTTCGACGTTTTGGCGGTACTGGGGCGCGAGGAATGCCTGGCCCGTCTGGGCGATCAGGCGGCCAGCTAA
- a CDS encoding SPW repeat protein: MRIQHWQDVASLVVGAWLVASPFVLGMAGAAVWLTIALGLGVILFAVEAFVIPSYLEEWGEMLLGLALVVAPWTVGYEPGAATVSSLLSGLLVILFAVWELMTDRDFSTWWHDRWHHGAG, encoded by the coding sequence ATGCGCATTCAACACTGGCAGGACGTTGCCAGCCTGGTAGTGGGTGCGTGGCTGGTCGCGTCGCCGTTTGTCCTGGGCATGGCCGGGGCAGCGGTCTGGCTAACCATCGCACTCGGGTTGGGCGTCATCCTGTTTGCCGTCGAGGCATTTGTCATTCCTTCCTACCTGGAGGAATGGGGAGAGATGCTTCTGGGTCTGGCACTGGTGGTCGCACCGTGGACGGTCGGCTACGAGCCGGGCGCAGCGACGGTGAGCAGCTTGTTGTCGGGCCTACTGGTGATCCTGTTTGCTGTCTGGGAGCTGATGACGGATCGTGATTTCAGCACTTGGTGGCACGATCGCTGGCATCACGGCGCCGGCTGA
- the glnA gene encoding type I glutamate--ammonia ligase, producing the protein MFPNCATAEDLVQAIKDEKVQMIDLRFTDLPGVWQHFSVPPSAANADALSEGIGFDGSSIRGFQEIQESDMLVVPDPTTAFLDPYSPASTLVLTCNIRDPVTGQSYSRDPRYIAQKAETYLKGTGRADTSYFGPEAEFFVFDEVRYGQGINHAFHEIDSSEGSWNTGKEEAPNLGHKPRPKEGYFPVPPTDSMQALRTEMVLTMEQLGIQIEAHHHEVATGGQNEIDMRFTTLTRMADNLMIYKYVVKNTAREHGMTATFMPKPLFEDNASGMHVHQSLWKGETNLFYDKADYAELSEMGRYYIGGLLTHAWALCGLCAPTTNSYRRLVPGYEAPINLVYSQRNRSACCRIPMYSPNPRAKRVEFRSPDPSCNPYLAFAAMLMAGLDGINNKIDPGRPIDKNLYDLPPAEAKDVKSTPGSLDQALDALERDHAFLLRGDVFTGDVIETWLDYKRKKEVDAIRLRPHPYEFHLYYDI; encoded by the coding sequence ATGTTTCCGAACTGTGCGACAGCCGAAGATCTCGTGCAGGCGATCAAGGACGAGAAGGTGCAGATGATCGACCTGCGCTTCACCGATTTGCCGGGGGTGTGGCAACATTTTTCCGTGCCGCCGAGTGCAGCGAATGCCGATGCTCTCAGCGAAGGCATTGGATTCGACGGCTCATCGATCCGCGGCTTCCAGGAGATCCAGGAAAGCGACATGCTGGTCGTCCCCGACCCGACCACGGCCTTCCTCGACCCGTATTCTCCTGCATCGACCCTGGTCCTGACCTGCAACATCCGCGACCCGGTGACCGGTCAATCCTATAGCCGAGACCCTCGCTACATCGCCCAGAAGGCTGAAACCTACCTGAAGGGCACCGGCCGCGCCGATACCAGCTATTTCGGTCCTGAGGCGGAATTCTTCGTGTTCGACGAGGTGCGCTACGGACAGGGCATCAACCACGCCTTCCACGAAATCGATTCCAGCGAAGGCAGCTGGAACACCGGCAAGGAGGAAGCGCCTAATCTGGGCCACAAGCCGCGCCCAAAGGAGGGATATTTTCCCGTTCCCCCGACCGACAGCATGCAGGCGCTCCGCACCGAGATGGTGCTGACGATGGAACAGCTGGGCATCCAGATCGAAGCCCATCACCATGAAGTCGCGACCGGCGGCCAGAACGAGATCGACATGCGCTTCACTACGCTCACCCGCATGGCGGACAATCTGATGATCTACAAATACGTGGTCAAGAACACCGCCCGCGAGCACGGCATGACCGCAACGTTCATGCCGAAGCCGCTGTTCGAGGACAACGCCTCGGGCATGCACGTCCATCAGTCCCTATGGAAGGGCGAGACAAACCTGTTCTACGACAAGGCTGATTACGCCGAGCTGAGCGAGATGGGCCGTTACTACATCGGCGGGCTCCTGACCCACGCCTGGGCGCTGTGCGGGCTTTGCGCCCCCACCACCAACTCCTACCGGCGCCTGGTGCCGGGCTATGAGGCTCCGATCAACCTGGTCTATTCCCAGCGCAATCGCTCAGCCTGCTGCCGGATTCCGATGTATTCGCCGAACCCGCGGGCCAAGCGCGTCGAGTTTCGCTCGCCGGATCCCTCCTGCAATCCCTATCTCGCGTTCGCCGCGATGCTGATGGCCGGCCTTGACGGCATCAACAACAAGATCGACCCGGGCCGGCCGATCGACAAGAACCTTTATGACCTGCCGCCCGCCGAGGCAAAGGACGTGAAGTCGACGCCCGGGTCGCTGGATCAGGCGCTTGACGCGCTTGAGCGCGATCACGCGTTCCTGCTGCGCGGCGATGTATTCACCGGCGACGTGATCGAGACCTGGCTCGACTACAAGCGGAAGAAGGAAGTCGATGCCATCCGGCTGCGCCCTCATCCCTACGAATTTCACTTGTATTACGATATCTAG
- the gltA gene encoding citrate synthase yields the protein MDAKSSNKTATLTVGNKTYDFPILSGTVGPDVIDIAKLYAQAGMFTYDPGFTSTGSCQSKITYIDGDAGILEYRGYPIEQLAEKGDFLETCYLLLYGELPTPAQKQDFDSRVIHHTMVHEQMARFFQGFRRDAHPMAIMVAAVGALAAFYHDSTDINDPKQRMIASMRMIAKVPTLAAMAFKYTIGQPFMYPKNSLSFAENFLHMCFAVPCEDYKINPVLADALDKIFILHADHEQNASTSTVRIAGSSGANPFACIAAGIACLWGPAHGGANEAALAMLADIGSVDKIPEFIAKVKDKNSEVRLMGFGHRVYKNYDPRAKIMQKMCHAVLAETGHGEDPMLKVALELEKIALSDQYFIDRKLYPNVDFYSGITLKAMGFPTSMFTVLFAVARTVGWISQWSEMIEDPQQKIGRPRQLYTGVARRDYVAMDKRK from the coding sequence ATGGACGCAAAATCCAGCAACAAGACTGCAACGCTCACGGTAGGTAACAAGACCTACGATTTCCCGATCCTCAGCGGCACGGTGGGGCCGGATGTCATCGACATCGCCAAGCTCTACGCCCAGGCCGGGATGTTCACCTACGACCCCGGTTTCACCTCCACCGGCAGCTGCCAGTCGAAGATCACCTATATCGACGGCGACGCAGGCATTCTCGAATACCGCGGCTACCCGATCGAGCAGCTCGCCGAAAAGGGCGACTTCCTCGAGACCTGCTACCTCCTGCTCTACGGGGAGCTTCCGACGCCTGCCCAGAAGCAGGATTTCGACAGCCGCGTGATCCATCACACCATGGTTCACGAACAGATGGCCCGCTTCTTCCAGGGTTTTCGCCGCGACGCCCATCCGATGGCGATCATGGTCGCCGCCGTCGGCGCGCTGGCCGCATTCTATCACGATAGCACCGACATCAACGATCCGAAGCAGCGCATGATCGCTTCCATGCGCATGATCGCGAAGGTGCCGACGCTGGCCGCGATGGCCTTCAAATACACCATCGGCCAGCCCTTCATGTATCCGAAGAACTCGCTCTCCTTTGCCGAGAACTTCCTGCACATGTGCTTCGCGGTGCCGTGCGAGGATTACAAGATCAATCCGGTGCTGGCTGACGCGCTCGACAAGATCTTCATCCTGCATGCCGACCACGAGCAGAATGCCTCGACCTCGACGGTGCGCATCGCCGGCTCTTCCGGCGCCAACCCGTTCGCCTGCATCGCCGCCGGCATCGCCTGCCTGTGGGGCCCGGCCCATGGCGGCGCCAACGAAGCCGCGCTTGCGATGCTCGCCGACATCGGTTCGGTCGACAAGATTCCGGAATTCATCGCCAAGGTGAAGGACAAGAACAGCGAAGTCCGCCTGATGGGCTTTGGCCACCGCGTCTACAAGAACTACGACCCCCGCGCCAAGATCATGCAGAAGATGTGTCACGCCGTGCTGGCCGAGACCGGCCATGGCGAGGACCCGATGCTGAAGGTGGCACTTGAGCTGGAAAAGATCGCGCTCTCCGACCAGTACTTCATCGACCGCAAGCTCTATCCGAACGTCGATTTCTATTCTGGCATCACGCTGAAGGCGATGGGCTTCCCGACCTCGATGTTCACCGTGCTGTTCGCGGTCGCCCGCACCGTCGGCTGGATCAGCCAGTGGAGCGAGATGATCGAGGACCCGCAGCAGAAGATCGGCCGTCCGCGCCAGCTCTACACCGGCGTCGCCCGCCGCGATTATGTCGCGATGGACAAGCGGAAGTAA